Below is a genomic region from Miscanthus floridulus cultivar M001 chromosome 1, ASM1932011v1, whole genome shotgun sequence.
aaaatgattatccagAACATGGCGTATGCCAACAGATCCATAAACAAGTGGGTGTGTAATATATTATCGTAAACCCTAAGAACAAAACTAGCTAGAGGTGGACTTGAACTTTCTTGACAAAACcatatcctttcttcttcttagcTCCCCGAACgatgactggatctcgtagctctgtcTCCAACTACTTCTTTCTCGACTTGGTCACTTCCCAAGCTACTCCAACTTGCACGGACGGAAAGGATCTACACTCTATGAGCTTTGCTTCAAATTCAAGGGGGATTGGGATGCGAGAAGAGAGCAAgggccaagggcatcttatagtgggtGGGCAGAGGGGGATTGGGATGCAAGAAGAGTTCCTTTTGCTAATCTCTTTTAGGTCttaatcttggtgctaagcaagctcgtaacactagaggtgttacactaGGTACACGGTCGAACGCCCAATGTACGCGCTAGGTCAGGTCGTCGTGGCCGGCCTTCTGTGGCACCAGATGTGCCAAAGCTAGAAGGAGGCTCCGTCCACCGACGCTTACAGTGCCGCACGAGGTGTTGGAAACCCTTGCATCAGAGGTAGCGTGGTGGCAGCTTACAGGTTGGCAccctattgaaaggtcctaatggctagaggggggtgaatagcctattaaaaaattctacaacaacactaagacaagtgattagtaaataagatggcgaagcgagttttgtgctagcactacacttgtgttgcaagccacctacccaattctaatttctatgatctctagtatatcacacaagagctatgtccctaatttacacctaggtgatcaaaACTAGATAGAGAActacaactaaagagctacactagctACAAGCTCTACACAAGGTAAATACAAAGTAATGCGGGAGAATGGTAGAAGtgatataccgccgtggcaagtgatcaatcaatgaataccaaagaataccaaggagacaatgatgacacaattaatttttcctccgaggttcacttgtgtTTGCCGACAaactagtccccgttgtgacgattcactcacttggaggttcacgcgctaatagccatcacacgcctaacccgcaaccgggtgccgcacaactaacacaagatgaggatccacaagccacacgcaatccactagagttgcctttgtcGCTCCACcggagaaggcacaagaacccctcacaatcacaatgatcgaagccggagacaatcactttcctccgctcgacgatccaccaatcaccgggctgtctaggtgtcggcaaacaccaagagtaacaagatctccaccagccaaatcgcccaactagtgccacaagatgctagactaCAAAGCAatacactagaggctctccaatctcactcaatatgatgaaatcaagtgtgcaagtgagtggagtgatgTGCTCAGCTCGCAAAGGGTGTATGCagttgttagaagtgccaagagggtggccaaggccagccaccacctctatttataagcccacaagcaaatagagtcaTTACCCCTTTGGAGCAGATTTTGCGAGGGCACCGGACATGAcggtggtggcaccgccctaggggtggcggtgcccccccaACGGTCGAATCCAACGACTAGTTTGACTGGCCGTGGTCACCGGACTGGGTGGAGGTGGCACCGCCcctggggtggcggtgaccacctggCCAACCCACGGAAAAAACCAAGCCTCTAAAAAAAATGTCGGTGCACCACCCTCATAGCGGCGATGACCATGGCGGTGACCAAGTCACTTTTCCCCGCTCTCTAGAAAAATATGTCGGTGGCACCATCCCACCAGTGGCGGTGACCAGGCAGTGCACCGCCCTCACCACGGCGGTGAACACCGGACACTCCGATGACACCCTTACTCCTGTTGCTTCTCAGCAACGTccaggtgggcaccaccctaggggtggcggtgccccaccCGAGCACCTCCTCTTTGGCCTCCTTAGCCGGTCACCGCCAGAGGGATGGCGGTGCACTAGACAGGGCATGGCGGTGCCCTCGTGGCAGCACCCGAAGCCCTGCAACGTCTCTTTTTCTTCatctttttcaccacctttgcaaatgtgctaacactccaagtgtttcaccatcacgtgcaagtgtgttagcattttcacaatcatttttcaaaggttatttACTTCTCACCGactgtgcactaggcctaaaatgcgtATGCATGTTTTtccacacctagtggcactagatgatcgaattgtccgataagagctaccctcttaatagtacgaccatctatcctaaatgtgatcacactctctatagtgtctcgatcaccgAAAACAAAATGACCCTATGGATATCACATTTGTCTTGAaactattttgtttttctctttctttttttccaagtcccggagcttgatcatcacatggctatcaccaccatcatcatgatcttctccatttgctccaccactcggaaagtgctacctatctcatgatcactagagTAAATATGTTAGCATaatagggtttcattaattcaccaaaatcaaactagggcctTCACCTGTGCGTGGTGGAGAGACACTTGAAGCACTTTCCGTACCGGTCCACCGGATAGCGGGTAGAGGGCCGCTGGTTCGCCGATGCAGTGTGGGCCGGACGTCCCCCGCCAGCGCCGTATGACGGCCCCTGCGACAAGATCTTGCGCAATACTGTCTATTATACCCTAAGCCTAAGGCGGAGCAAGGCAAAGATACGAGACCCGCAGAGGATCTTGTTGGATTAGATGGCAAGCAGCTCAACAATTGGTGCAATCTTTCTGATTTGTATGTAAGATTGAAAAGCAGGGCCCCATGTTTGATGGCAAGGTACCTCAGGCTGGGTGGACACTTGCCCACTGTggtgcatgtgcatgtgcatgtgcaaATTATTGAGCTCTGCCTTGATATCCGGAGGGAGTGCATGTGCACCCTGCACCTTGAGCTCTGCCTGCGTGGTGGCAATGCAAATTATTCCCTGTTCGATTATCACACCATCCAATCCAGAATCTACCTACGCCCCTGCCCCTGcttcaactcttttttttttgaactccCGTGTTGTGTGTAGCCCTAGTTGTGTGCTTGTGGAGTTGTGGTTCTGCTGTTTTTTTTTGAGGAactgctgttttttttttaaacggGGAACCGCTGTGTTGGATTTGTCTACGACGACTCCGTGCGTGATCTCTCGTGGTTGTGGGCATCTGAACTGTCTGCTGTAGCCCAGCCGATCTGCCCATGTACGGATGTAGGCGAGCCCTGTTTCAGCCATAACTAAGGCTATGTTTAGATTCCCCGTcatatcaaatcttgcggcacatacatggagcattaaatgtagataaaaagaataactaattgcatagtttgcccataattggcgagacgaatcttttaagcctaaatagtccataattggtcaatttttgccaaatataaACAAAAATGGTACAGTAACCAAAAGTCAAAAAAAATCGCATCTAAATGGGGCCTAAACTGGTCTGGGGGTTGCAGCTCCAAGCAGAATCCACAGGACTGCGCCCTCCGGCGATCTCCATCTTCCCAGCAACGTAAAAGCGATACAGAAAGCCTTCTCCTAGTCAAGATACAGAGAACCGCATTTACTCTGCTGCAGCCGAAGGGCAGGTTTGACACTGCACTGAGCTAGCACACCAGCACGGCGGCGTTTCGTCGTCGACCTGATGGCTGATGCTGGCTGCTGCAGCGAAGGGAGACGAGAACGAGACCCAACTGCGCGTTCAATGCGACGAGATGGACGtatcgcgccgccgccgtcgcgaaATGGTCCTCCGGAGCTGCATGAATTATTGCGAATTATTGAGGCGGCGGAGGAAatgcggcgacgacgacggccggCTTCGAGCCGACGTCTTCTCCGCCTCCTCGCCAAAGTATCTTTTGGTTTCCGCTCgagattttttctctctttttgcgGAAATCTCCAAGACTGAGACGCTGCTAGTGCGAATAATCATGTCCCGTTAGTGAAGTCTTCCTGAGCAAAGGATGTGGCCGAGTTGTACTTTGCGGAAATCTCTCTCTTTTAGTCAGGATTCAGGAAAAGTGTCATCATGTGATGCACATTCAGGGTTTGGCATGCCTGCATCTGCATCAGTAGTACTTTGGGTAAGCAGCACGTGTGAGCTGTGACAACCTCGGTACAagcattttttttctttgaaagAACCAGTACATGCATCATTGCGTCGTAGTACCTTGTTTGTCGGAAAATCACTAGTTCAAATCAGATGATACACATAGGAGCACTGCTTGTTCACGTGGCAGGTACCACAGAAGTCAGGAGGGAGTAAGGGGACGACGCAGTCACATGATTCTCACAAACCAAGCCACGCACCGTGCAGacatgggccttgtttagattggacGTTGGCCCAGGTCCTGGAGCACGTACGTACTGCACAAGAGATGCACCGCCCCACACACTCATGTACTGCGTGCCCGTGACCTGCACAACTTTCACCTGCAACACTCCAACCACGCCATGTACCAGACAGCAGCACGTACGGTACAGGCATCACCTTCTCCGCTTCTCGTTTTCTCCCAACAGGATCCAATCAAATCGTAAGGGGAAAAAAGAAATCAAATCCTAAAACCTCCACCGCATGACCTTTCCATGTCTGAACCCACGAGAGGGCTTCCCGCAGGCACGATCTCtaactgatttttttttcttcaaacgTGCCCCAACTGAAATGTTGGGCAATTCAATTCAACCGCCAAAATATTCCAAAAATAACGTGGTCTACTCCTAATCTGGCAGTGAGCGTGCGCATGACACCGACGCCAGGCTCAGCATCTCCAGCAATGCCCAACTTGACCTCAGCAGACCCctcgaattttttactttttggcccttttttcgaaagtttctctcaaatagacccctggcggaaagaatttcagaaatggacccttggctcggcgccagagtgagtggcgccgagctcggcgccacggtgactggcgccgagctcctggccacgggcaaacggcctgcaaggggctcggcgccagagcggatggcgccgagctcggcgccgtagatcttggcgccgagctcggcgccactcactctggcgccgagctacctgcatttaaccccCGCCCAGCCTTCTTCcttgagcgttcttcctcttctttctcctcgggtttttttctcgccacttcatcctacctcacgaatcgacatattggaccttgaaaaccttgatttgatccgtagatcttcgagagcaaggtatcctcgctcccctccttgttttttttcgcatcgattcggtatatattagtcggatttttgaacctaagaatcgtcatcacttagggtttcattgtatccctcaatatatgtattatacaactgtaggttcatttcaaggcgtgaaaaatgctagcaaaccaagccgcatgtagttatgttatgggttttattgttgtggatgaaatgagaaaccctaggtttagggtataatgttaactgcttttggttcttataacgaaattgattgtattgtagttatggttctcattgatattttgttgtgatgtttttatttatgtttgctaaattacatcctatttgttagatgcaagaaatgtttcgggaggagttttggcgaaaacggggtcgtcctcgcgaattataccccgacgcgtctagcaaagatgcccatgttccccctgaccttcctgtccctaattgtgattgtggtttcccggcccatgtttttcaatcgaaacatccagacacagccgcgcgttgcttctacacatgtagtcggtttaatgtaagaaattatttgtactatcctttttctttatttgtttaaatatggtactaatatattattggaatctcgttgtgtaggaccatgagaggtgctttttctttcagtggatcgatggtgcagaaaagtttgatcctaggtacctatttttcgacgattggtttagagggagacatccacgtgagcacttcaagcggtgggttccacccccctaaccctccggcaatgacggctaaggagaagcacctagccgccgttagacgactcgaggaacctcctctgtgcgattgcggagatcgagctgtgataaaccctgagaatacgttggagtttgtgtgtccaaacaagcatgaagtaagtgcaaagtgtatgtgttaaaatcttgagctatatgtgtttatgtactaatgtctcattatttaggtgtattcaatggcgaagtgtcgtttcaaggagtggttgtatggtcctaagaaccaatggccggaagaaccgcggagggttaaggaaaagaagaaagaacgtgtaatctacaaagcacctcctgtcatgtgcgaatgtggtgtaaaatccaactatggcctagtcccttcggagcttggaataggtcattattgcggccatatgattaagtatgatgaggtttgttataattctggtaaacatgaaatcgtattttgtttgttttcctaatacatatatgatataatatttgttttgaacagagcactaggaaatgcagttgggaatgttatgatggtcaagctaagttcttggatgaactgaagaagaggcaagtaattgcacggaagaggggatatggacctgactacgtcaacctattcgttaaacatcacaaagaaaagatgtgtgagtttgctagacagcgcggtatttgtaacccgatcaatgttgggcttaacaaatgaggattggagaggcgaacgacgttagaggaggagaggacaaGGAATgaagcaagggaggagacaagagtacagatgcaggtcttggacgagcatgttgctacattatgtgccagtgagtgcttgaaaacctttttccgttgcctggttttaaatgtaatattatcgagttgctaactgattgcattttatacatcaagggattggttgcagcggggaacatgctgcagaggtggctcgtgcaagatatgaggagaagaagttagatgcccatagatcacgagctggtcgcaccgttcaatcatcgattgtgctgtgtgatgatggagacgaggatgaggacgacactagcagactgagtgagctcattgctttagcagaggcaggcatacaggcgcaggaggctgacgacgacacaggcagactgagcgagctcatctctctagcagaggcgggcattcaggcgtaggaggctgacgacgacactggcagactgagcgagctcatcgccctagcagaggcaggcttacaggcagaggaggatgacgacgcgttcttcactcaggccgcagcggccgcagacgaagcggaggccgcttactacaagcgacatgCAGGTgagagcaacgcagttgagcctagccacagcaacagggttgtagtagaggactggtactcggatgatgagttgcttactcagtacgtttcagattgaggatttggaagtgcatttgcccctttgtctactgtcggcacttagttatactattaatatgttgtgtaatatgACATAGTAtctaacttttcattatgtggttgttttcattatcaatggtcttaatattccgcttaataatACAGACTTATTTCtatttgaacacgtgctgcaaaaaacagttaacgacatacgatattatagaaatcaacacatgaaacacattaaatggcatgtgactacaggtaccgaacctgggtacatagttttctttgactaaacctaatatgccttaggtaattaaaccatgccttcggtaattaaacctaacatgccttagataattaaacctgggtttctccacaagaaaaacataaactcatcctagtagtgtggccacatagcaaattgtgttgcaccttctccatagtagcctcccgttgttggtggtggtggtggcgggggtgatgggggagacccctttttcttgtggtttgggcaggtgcaatatggatcattacagagtgcctcctgtgaatcggcaccattgttgttgtcatcctgttcgtcgtccttgtaaccgctgctaacttccctttctagatcgaagatacggtcttgtaggtaatagatgtactccgcatgcggataaataggtcgaggatcgacccacctactgaacccatagttttcttctgtcaaggaagactacaaaaagtatgtcgtgtaagtgatatacaagacaaacataatgaagaaataaatagtaaaagaaattacccatgctcgcaggcatttgaagaaacgacgacctccatctattccctcggtgaacatctgcactaggcagtcctcaccatgcatgcattttggccactcttctttcctttcatcgtatcctgtcagtggtgcctctttggtgaaatcacttttgctctcaactgggaacctctcataaagagcttcctcaaagaaatcgggaccaagaggaccctcccacccccaggtagttttcttcccctttcctctccctctggacgaccctccagacattggtactacaacgaaagcaaatgctgaggagtgttcttcttccttattgtttgtgtgaatgagagggagtgagtggttatttataggtcaagaggaggaatggaggcctgtcaatgtgccatgtcagcgatccgtgtgccgctttaccttagcccttggatcaaacagtcataagatggatggtggagataaagtttagttgtgcttccttgcatgttgtccttgcagctgagaggtctatatcagtgatgtgataattcgatgatgtccgtgtatctgaaaagtctatattTATTCTATGAAAATCATAGATTCTCTGAAATGCATAGATTCTTGTACACAGCGTATGTACAAATATTCCTGGATTATAaacgtaataaatttatagttaatctgtgtactacatttgtgtctTTGTATAAGTATAGTATGATTAAAGACACTACAAGAAACCTTGTAATCTATGACGAAATTTCTGTGACGATTTCAGAAAACGTCATAGATTTGCAAATGATCCATTCGGGCTCTAATTTGGGCCTAGTTTCTGTGACGATTGTGAATTTTCGTCACAAATCTGCAAATGGTCTATTCAAGCTCAAATGCAAGCCCGATTTCTGTGACGAAAATCGGTAACCGTCATAGATTGAAAATGAAAATCGTCACGGATTTGAAGGCTTTTTTCTTATAAAACTTCGGTGTTGTGCTAGGTATTTAGGTATTTTATAATTAAATTTCTCATGTTttaatttgaaaaaaaataatgCTCCACACAGGAATGGAACCCAGGTCATCAAGATAAGAACTACGCTACTTACCACTGCGATCTTTTGTGTGTTACTTCACAATGGTGCaataaaatgaaaaaagaaaaagaaaatttatTAAGTGGACCGTCCTGTTTTGGCCCATACGGCCCAAACCGTTTCTGGCCGTCCATCGCCGATCTCATGGCTCCAATTGCACTCACATAATATATAATCTATTGAACCCTAGCTCTACTCCTCCCAGCTCCCGCACACCAAGCCACCGCGCCTCCTCTCCGATTCCCGTcggcgccccctcctctccctctggcccccgccgccgccggcccggcGCCGCCCCCtacccccgccgccgcctcccatgGCCCCCGCCGCACCCTGCCCCCGTGGCGATGGAGACCGGGCGGCGAGATCTCCCTCCCTCCACTCCGACACATCCAGCCCCGGTGGCGAGATCTCCCGCCGACGGCCACCAGATCCCCTCCACCACTCACTCACGGTGCTCGTCTCCATGCAGGCGCTGCTCGACTCGCTCCTGTGGGACCACCCACCGCCACCGACGAGACCTACCCCCACGAGCGCCGCCCCCCGCTTCGCGCATCCCAATCCCTCTCCTCCCGCGCCGCCCCCCGCTTCGCGCATGgcctctccgccgccgccgtcaggGCGAGCCCCGGCgcccgccgctgccgcctccGCGCGCTGGCCCGCCCCATCTGGGCGTCGTCTCAGCAGTagcagccgcggcggcggcccGAGTATGTCCCTGGCTTCATCGACGACCCCAACTGCGTCCGCATCTTCGACACCACGCTCCGCGACGGGGAGCAGTCCCCGGGCACCACCATGACCAGCGCCGAGAAGCTCGTCGTCGCACGCCAGCTCGCCTGCCTCGGCGTCGACATCATCGACGCCGGCTTCCCGGCCTCATCCCCCGACGACCTCGACGCCGTGCGATGTCGACCTCGAGCAGGTGGTGGCAATTGCCAGGGAGATGGTGGCGTACGCCCGCAGCCTGGGATGCCCTGGTGTATCCCCTTGGATCTCAGGTATTGCTGTCTCTTTTGGCGAATGCTGTGCTAGCTAGTACTTGACCACTAGGTGTTCGATGAATTGCTGATGTGCAGTACTACAGTACAGAGGGGCAGTGATTATATGCCGATTAGTTAGTTCTTAATGCCAATCAGAATTGTTGGATATGTGCTATTTGTTCTGTAACTAATGTCTAGAACCAAAGTGGTGAACATTTCAACACGGGCTTAATATTGCAATGAaattcacatggtaaaattgggGTAGTAGCTTAATTCACCTGGCTGGATTGTGTAGGGTATGCTGCAAAATGATAACTACCATGACATCTGAACTAATTTAAGATACAGAAGCTCATTTTCTTGATATTTATGGAATTAAGATAATCTAAGACTAACTGTCTGTAATATTTCACTCAGTTGCTCTGATGTTAGTATAATCAAATGGATGGTTATCACTTTGAGCTGTGCCTGGATATGGATGGCAGATATAGGCAGAGTATAGCAGGTGATAGTGTGTTAGGCGAGGAAACATGTTAGCTGGCCACATGCATATGTGTTTGGCAAATACATCTTTTGGAAAATTGGTGATATATCTTAATAGTTAATACGAAGATATGATTAGAATGAATTATTGAAAGAATGTTTACTTAAGACTATTCTACAACTTGAAGGCTGGTTCTCATGTTTCTTGGGTTTCATCATTACTTACATGAAAGAAGATACGAGTACATTGGGGAACTAATTTTTCTTTTAACAGACAACAATCGAGGGAAACTAATTTTGCTTTTATATCATGTCCTGTTCATGGAAGCACATTTATTTACTTGGCATAAGTGCCATATGTTGATTTGTGACTTGTAGTTTCACCACTGTCATATGTTGACAATGCCGTTCATTTTTTTCTAATTAATGCTTTATACAGTTCATTTGAGTAATGCTCACTGAAGCTGATTCTTGCAGCGTTTTTGAAGCTGCAAGGCCAGGATGCCAATTTTCTGCCAAAAGGTAATTTTATCTCCATGTACTATATTTGCAATCATGCAAATTCTTATTTTGTTCATGTTTTTGCTGTCGCATCGTGTTGGTCTGTTTAACAAACACATGTGGGctagtttttcttcttttgtgCCAATGTGACATACTTTAGTTGCATCCTGCCTCATGGCATTTACTTGCATGACCATTGGTAATCTGTTCAAGTAGACTGCAAATATGTGTGGACGGAGACGGACTAGGTTATACTAAACTCTACATTCTACATCTAAAGAGGCTCTTTTTGCTGGCTTAATCAGTGTTTTAACTATTACCTGCTTTTTTTTCTGTTACACCATGCACAAGCACACTAGTAGTCCAACACCATGCACAAGCTCATCAATTTTGATTAAAAAGGGTTATGGAGTCTGGAAGTggatgaagatgtgttatttgTTATTTCCATTCACCTGAAGTTGACTATTTTATGCCAGTGCAGTAGAAAGCGGCTTGAACATCTGTGTAGAATACTCCAGAATGTCTTCAGTGTTTGCTAAGCTCTGTTGCCTCCACTCTTAATTAGTTTCTGAATTCAGTCTTTGAAGAGTCTCCAATTCAGTCTTTGAATAGTCAGCTGGTAGCTACAAAGTATTTGCGGATCATTTTACAATTATTGCAGTGTTTTGCTGAAATTTTCATTGAGTTCTGCTAGTACCTGGCATGACATTGCTTAGCATGTGATGATATCTGCTTATGAGGGCCATAGTGATATCTGCTAGTACCTTGTATTTTGGATGCAGTTAACTTACTTTGTGAACTTCAACTTGCAGTTGACCCGAGCTTCAATTTATGGTTGCTCTCAAGGTCTGCAGCAGGAGTCCGGCAAGGAAATAGCCTCGGAAGTAAAACAGAAGCTGGATGATGGTTCAGTCAAATTTGAGATGACACTGATTTAAATTATAATGGTTTATTTCCTGGTATTTTAGAGGCAATCATAGTGAGCTAGTTGTCCTGCTGTTGTCTGTTCATGCTAACTGTTTCTGGTAGCAAAAAACATGAATGTATGTTGTTATTTTGGTTGATATTTGATATAATTTGGTATGTATTTTGGGCTAAAATGATCATTGTAATATATGGGCTTAGATTGAATTTGTGGGCTGAAATGAACGTTGTGAGATCTGTGGGCTGAAATGGTCATTGTGATATCTGTGGGCTGAAAATGGCCTAATTGAGTGGCCCAGTTCTAAAATGGGCTGCAAATGCCAtgtcagcgtccagtcattgGCCACATTAGCGTCCCGTCATTGTCCACGTCATCATGAATGCCACGTCAGCGGCCACATCATCGTGAATGCCACGGCATCGGCCATGTCATCATCCACGTCACTTGTCACAGCCACGTTGGCCGCCACGTGGCAACCATCTGTGACAGTTTATTTTCGTCACAAACAATTGGGCTCGGGCTGGGTTGAACGGGCCTGAGGGTAGTTTGTGACAAATTAAGAACGTCATAGATTGTGCTCATCTGTGACGAAAACGAAGGGAACAAGCAAAAACGTCATGAGCGTTAATCTGTGACGCTCAATACATGACGTTATAAAAAATCGTCATAAACGCTGCTTTTTGACGATTTTTCAGCAATCCGTGACGAATTTGATTTGTCATAGATTACAAGGTTTCTTGTAGTGAGATTCACgcaaaaaattcgcaagatacggtcttgtattagaagcatccacagttacaaatagagacatcaatatatattctaaacatttactcatccaacaagcataatgcaaccacaacgaatatcacaactaacataatatgtcatgcaaagtacaaatagtccacaatattcATACGGTcccgaataattaaagataagtaaatacaatagttcatagtaacatctaccacgtccctcactgtctcctactcttgcccctacccttgtgacccagagcgctggtgcctggagtgtaagggtcacgg
It encodes:
- the LOC136496997 gene encoding 2-isopropylmalate synthase 2, chloroplastic-like isoform X2, with protein sequence MTSAEKLVVARQLACLGVDIIDAGFPASSPDDLDAVRCRPRAGGGNCQGDGGVRPQPGMPWCIPLDLSVFEAARPGCQFSAKS
- the LOC136496997 gene encoding 2-isopropylmalate synthase 2, chloroplastic-like isoform X1, with product MTSAEKLVVARQLACLGVDIIDAGFPASSPDDLDAVRCRPRAGGGNCQGDGGVRPQPGMPWCIPLDLSCKARMPIFCQKLTRASIYGCSQGLQQESGKEIASEVKQKLDDGSVKFEMTLI